A single genomic interval of Chitinophaga sp. 180180018-3 harbors:
- a CDS encoding FGGY family carbohydrate kinase has protein sequence MSEIPVIAVFDVGKTNKKLFLFDEQYRIIFERTARFTETIDEDGDTCENLESLRLSVFDSLREVFRRKDVAVKAINFSAYGASLVHIDEDGRPLTPLYNYLKEYPETLSEQFYNTYGGKTAFSVQTASPVLGSLNSGMQLYRLKYERPDIFEQIRYSLHLPQYMSYLLSGVACSDITSIGCHTNLWDFQKNSYHTWVIREGVLEKLAPLSSAAEVVPAAFPGNNYSVGTGLHDSSAALIPYLVNFHEPFVLISTGTWCISLNPFNDTPLSNEELEADCLCYLSFHGKPVKASRLFAGYEHEQQVKRIADHFHQHTGKYRNIEYDEALIRQLQERNKKEVAWQQQEKQLQSSPFGQRDLASFANDTEAYHQLMLDIATQQYIATSRVLKGAAVKRIFVDGGFSKNAIYMNLLAAMFPDIEIFAASMAQATAMGAALAVHHVWNSKPMPNDLIALKYYAATHSATL, from the coding sequence ATGAGTGAAATTCCCGTTATAGCTGTTTTTGATGTTGGTAAAACCAACAAGAAACTGTTCCTGTTTGATGAACAGTACCGGATTATTTTTGAACGAACTGCCCGCTTCACAGAAACAATAGATGAAGATGGAGATACCTGTGAGAACCTGGAAAGCCTCCGGCTATCGGTGTTCGACTCATTAAGAGAAGTATTCAGACGGAAAGATGTTGCTGTAAAAGCAATCAACTTCTCCGCCTATGGCGCCAGCCTGGTACATATTGATGAAGATGGACGGCCACTGACACCGCTTTACAATTATCTCAAGGAATATCCGGAAACGCTCAGCGAGCAATTCTATAATACCTACGGAGGGAAAACAGCTTTCTCCGTACAAACAGCATCACCTGTACTGGGTAGCCTTAACTCCGGTATGCAGCTCTATCGGCTGAAGTATGAACGCCCGGATATATTTGAACAGATCAGGTATTCACTACATCTGCCGCAGTATATGAGCTACCTGCTGTCGGGCGTGGCATGCTCGGACATCACGAGCATTGGCTGTCATACTAATTTATGGGACTTTCAAAAAAACAGTTATCATACGTGGGTAATAAGGGAAGGGGTGCTGGAAAAGCTGGCGCCTCTTTCTTCTGCAGCGGAAGTAGTACCAGCGGCATTCCCCGGGAATAACTACTCTGTTGGCACCGGGCTGCACGACAGCTCCGCCGCGCTGATTCCATACCTGGTTAATTTCCACGAACCATTTGTATTGATCTCCACCGGTACCTGGTGCATCAGCCTGAATCCATTCAATGACACGCCGCTGTCGAATGAAGAGCTGGAAGCCGACTGCCTTTGCTATTTGTCGTTTCATGGTAAACCGGTAAAAGCTTCCCGCTTATTTGCCGGCTACGAACATGAACAGCAGGTAAAAAGAATAGCCGATCATTTTCATCAGCACACCGGTAAATACCGTAACATTGAATATGATGAAGCGCTGATCAGACAGCTCCAGGAGCGGAATAAAAAGGAGGTTGCATGGCAACAGCAGGAGAAGCAGCTGCAAAGCTCGCCGTTCGGACAGCGGGATCTGGCCTCTTTCGCCAACGATACCGAAGCCTATCACCAGCTGATGCTGGATATTGCCACGCAGCAATATATTGCTACCAGCCGGGTATTGAAAGGAGCTGCGGTTAAACGTATATTCGTTGACGGTGGATTCAGCAAAAATGCCATCTATATGAATCTGCTGGCCGCTATGTTCCCGGATATAGAAATATTTGCTGCCTCCATGGCGCAGGCAACCGCCATGGGAGCGGCGCTGGCAGTACATCACGTATGGAACAGCAAGCCCATGCCCAATGATCTTATAGCACTGAAATATTATGCTGCCACTCACAGCGCTACGCTGTAA
- a CDS encoding sugar isomerase has product MRIEKYKIDEHNNAGLAAHQHAFEFLSGEIKHVPEILEKLIAFQVGIPSWALGTGGTRFGRFPGGGEPRSLEEKIEDIGLLHQLNQSSGAISLHIPWDIPSSPAHIKAVAAQHGLRFDAMNSNTFQDQPGQPLSYKFGSLQHVKKEIRQQAIEHNIEVIRHGIALGSDALTVWLADGSCFPGQLNFRQAFQHTLESLEEIYAALPEHWKMFVEYKAAEPNFYSTTVGDWGQSLLFTSKLGPKAYTLVDLGHHLPNANIEQIVALLLMEGKLGGFHFNDSKYGDDDLTVGSVKPYQLFLIFNELIDGMDARGLNHATGLGWMIDASHNVKDPLEDLLQSVEAIMIAYAQALLVDRKKLYAAQQQNDVVTAQEVLQQAFRTDVRPLVAAARIQAGGALNPLAVYRSEKVREHLIRERGMKTFATGL; this is encoded by the coding sequence ATGCGTATAGAGAAGTATAAAATAGATGAACATAATAACGCCGGGCTGGCCGCACACCAACATGCTTTTGAATTCCTTTCCGGAGAAATAAAGCATGTACCCGAAATACTGGAAAAGCTGATCGCATTCCAGGTGGGCATTCCCAGCTGGGCACTGGGAACCGGCGGTACCCGCTTCGGCCGTTTTCCCGGCGGTGGTGAGCCCCGCAGCCTCGAAGAAAAAATCGAGGACATAGGCCTGCTGCATCAACTGAACCAGTCGAGCGGCGCCATCTCACTGCATATCCCCTGGGATATTCCGTCGAGCCCCGCTCATATCAAAGCAGTAGCCGCCCAACACGGACTCCGCTTCGATGCGATGAACTCCAATACATTCCAGGATCAACCCGGACAACCACTCAGCTATAAGTTCGGCTCGCTGCAGCATGTGAAAAAAGAGATACGGCAGCAGGCGATCGAACATAATATAGAAGTCATCCGTCATGGTATTGCACTCGGCTCTGATGCCCTGACCGTATGGCTGGCAGATGGCTCCTGTTTCCCGGGCCAGCTCAATTTCCGCCAGGCCTTCCAGCATACGCTGGAAAGCCTGGAAGAAATATATGCGGCCTTACCCGAACACTGGAAAATGTTCGTGGAATACAAAGCAGCAGAACCTAACTTTTATTCTACTACCGTAGGCGATTGGGGACAATCACTCCTCTTTACCTCCAAACTTGGGCCCAAAGCCTATACCCTGGTAGATCTGGGACATCACCTGCCCAATGCCAACATCGAACAGATCGTTGCATTGCTGCTGATGGAAGGTAAGCTGGGAGGTTTCCATTTCAATGATTCCAAGTACGGTGACGACGATCTGACGGTAGGCAGCGTCAAGCCCTATCAATTGTTCCTCATCTTCAACGAACTGATAGATGGCATGGATGCACGGGGCTTAAACCACGCTACCGGCCTCGGCTGGATGATCGATGCGTCGCATAATGTGAAAGATCCGCTGGAAGACCTGCTACAATCTGTTGAAGCTATCATGATCGCATATGCGCAGGCCCTGCTGGTAGATCGTAAAAAACTATACGCCGCACAGCAGCAGAACGATGTTGTGACTGCACAGGAAGTGCTGCAACAGGCATTCCGCACCGATGTACGGCCACTTGTAGCCGCTGCAAGAATACAGGCAGGTGGTGCATTGAACCCACTGGCTGTTTACCGCTCCGAAAAAGTACGGGAGCACCTTATCCGGGAACGAGGTATGAAAACCTTCGCTACCGGTTTGTAA